In Candidatus Cloacimonadaceae bacterium, the DNA window CGTCTATCTTCAGAGTCCATAAACCCGGGACATGCAGTTTGCCCTGTCTGTCGATCACGGCATTGAAGTGTGAAGAATTTGAGATATCGTAAAAGATATCCTCATCGGGAATGGGTCCATTGGCATTGTTGAACGCATGGATCATTTGAATGGGATTGTATGGATTGTAGGATGGGACTTTGCTCCGGAAAGAATGTCTCTGCCAGGTTCCTTGACCATAATTATCACATACGAAGACATCCAGATCCGGCTCGTTGACAGCAATAAAGGTAGCCGGATCAACGGCAAAATGATAGCCCGCGTAATAGATATTGCCGTCATTGCCGACCGCGAAGCTGCCAAACAACCGTCTATAGATTTGGGTGTTATCTACGTGCCAATCGTCCAATTCGGGAATCGTGGTGTATGACCAGTTCAGGCTTTGCATATTGAGCAGCATCGCGTCGTCGTAATCCGCATGAGCGATCAGCACATTCGGGGATGGACGATTGTTCACTGATACTTGGTTTCTGCCCAGAATATAGACTCTGCGCATTCCGGGGATGGGAGATGGTCCTGTCTGGATGCTGGGCCAGATGAAATGATCGTTTTCATAACCGGGTGGACCGACCGGGGGATCGAAAACCGGCTGCACCGGACTGTAGTGTCCGGGAAATCCGACCGGGAAATTCTCATAAAAAGAAACGACCTCCAAAAGGTTGTCGGTATCATGGTTTTCATGCCAGGCATAGAAAGGCTTGCCCATGGTTCTGTCCATGGCTATGGAGGGATATCCCATATTGCGGGAGGCGTCAATCCAAGGGTCTGTCACCGTCTGCATCTGCTCCGCGTCGTTAATATAGGTGAAATACACTTTGCGTATGCCGTTCGAAGTTCGTCTGGCATGGTAGGTCATGATTCTGCCACCTCCGAACAGAGGGGGAATCTCCTGCATCGGCAAATCATTGTAGCCGCCGATCATGTAATCATACCAGCTTGTCATAACCTGCACGGGATCGACGGAAACGCTGTATGTCCCGAAAACGCACACTGCTTCAAGACTGAGCAGGGCGCCCAGCATGGCAATCCTTAGAGCTTTCATATCTACCTCCAGGTTGGTTGCATTCTCTGGTAGAGCACTTCACTTGTCAAGCAGAAAATCGCCGGTGGACGCAAGTAAGCGCTGGAGACGGATTACCTTCCCCTAACGATATACCCCGGCATTTGTAGGCTTCATCGAGAAATAGTGAGCTTCGTTTTCCTTGTTTTCACCATTGAGCAGAGCTTGTCCTCGAACCTATCGGGGTATATGCCGATCCTGCGAAAATGTTCCCTTCCGCAGCATCGGTATGCTGCGCTACACAACGAACCATCGCTTTCGCGGCATGATCTCGGTTAAAAGTGGAAAGACCCCTTTAAAATCAGGAGCCACAGCCACTGATCTTTATCCACTTGAGCCATCCGAACCATTGCCAAATCCGCTGAATAGTCCTTGCCAAAGTGTCTGTAGCCCAAGGTAATGGGATATCTAAGATCATCGCTAATCGTTCTATCCGCCGCAAAAAACTCGGTAAAAAACGCACGCCTTGTGCCCATACTTACGTCGAATCCACCCATAAACACACCGATTTGCTCATCTTTACCATAGTCCAAACCCAGTCCCAGACCTCCATGTAGCCGGAGGGCTTTGTAATGGTAAGATCCAACCCCGCCGAGACTTACTAAGTCCAAAAAAGGCGTGGTGGTCAGCCAGGCAGCAGCGGAATGACGTCCCTTTTTGTAAAACCGATATTTACCGCTTAAAGTAAGTCCATCCAATGCTTCCTTATTAAAGGGAAAAACCGTGGTGCCATTGATCTGCAAATCGTCTGTGAGACCATATCCCAAGCTGTAAACCACCAACCACCATGTGGACAGCTGATATCGTCCTCCCGGCAGAGTGGTGGCGGTGGGGATCAGCAGCAAACCCGTATCGGCAGCCCTGAAAGTGTCTTTTTCAGTTTCGGCGACAAGACCGTAAAACATGGTCATCAGTATCAATAATACAATCAGACGTTTCATCTTCTCCATCTCCTTGTGAGTTTATTTTGCCTTTTTAAACATCGGTAAAGAATTTGTCAAGACAAATAAAAGCCTATCCTCCCAAGATGCCCAAAAGAACACCGGCGGCGACCGCCGAACCTACCACTCCGGCAACGTTTGGAGCCATCGCGTGCATGATCAGAAAGTTTGATCGGTCATATTTTTGACCCATGGTCTGGGAAACACGTGCCGAAGCTGGAACAGCGGAAACTCCGGCGTTTCCGATCAGCGGATTTATTTTGTCTTTCAAGAACAGATTGAGAATCTTGGCAAAGATTACGCCCGCGGCGGTTGCCACGCAAAATGAAACCGCACCGAGCGCAAATATCTTGAGTGCCGTGGGGGTGAGAAAAGTGTCCGCAGTGGTTTTGGCGCCGACAGTGAGGCCGATCAGGACGGTCACGATGTCGATCATCACGCTTCTGGCGGAAAGTGCCAGCCTTTCCGTGACGCCACTTTCCTTAAGCAGATTACCTAAAAACAGCATCGCCAACAGCACTACGCTGCCGGGTGCGATGAGTGCGGTCACGACGAATCCGACCAGGGGGAAATAGATTTTTTCGCGTTTGCTGACCACACGGATTGCTTTCATACGGATGACGCGTTCTTTACTCGTGGTGAGCAGTTTCATGATCGGCGGTTGCAATACCG includes these proteins:
- a CDS encoding T9SS type A sorting domain-containing protein, with product MKALRIAMLGALLSLEAVCVFGTYSVSVDPVQVMTSWYDYMIGGYNDLPMQEIPPLFGGGRIMTYHARRTSNGIRKVYFTYINDAEQMQTVTDPWIDASRNMGYPSIAMDRTMGKPFYAWHENHDTDNLLEVVSFYENFPVGFPGHYSPVQPVFDPPVGPPGYENDHFIWPSIQTGPSPIPGMRRVYILGRNQVSVNNRPSPNVLIAHADYDDAMLLNMQSLNWSYTTIPELDDWHVDNTQIYRRLFGSFAVGNDGNIYYAGYHFAVDPATFIAVNEPDLDVFVCDNYGQGTWQRHSFRSKVPSYNPYNPIQMIHAFNNANGPIPDEDIFYDISNSSHFNAVIDRQGKLHVPGLWTLKIDGLVMTNGFNTVKEFVFDPVSTEFEIREIFPIAGTSRDDFWWMPWDADGDYNADVWHYLQPQPEFTCHFPFCHWDENEQSGAMYFHYNYVRITEDDASGTMACLWQDSQKARYYNLYPADYPEYAAYEDSPEIYLAVSFDRGQNWQEPIVLSAVNTAQLSGMTPMWVYPSNRFMDVGATEESIQKRLYLMFMDDNMWGPTLPPIISIDWGNIKYMALDLSAPVSVDDPQTPQMPFAVLHQNYPNPFNPSTTIAYQIPESGNVRLEVYNLKGQKVRTLINESKAAGMHSVVWNGTDQSERSVASGIFIYRLITDSNSSNKRMLLLK
- a CDS encoding sodium ion-translocating decarboxylase subunit beta → MEELRQFLQTTGFLNFTVGNMVMIIAGLIFIYLAVTKEFEPLLLIPIGFGIVLGNIPGVAQQGLGVSSEGSVLNYLYFGVSKGVYPALIFLGIGAMTDFSALIANPKLILLGAASQFGIFATFMGSILLGFNIMEAASIGIIGGADGPTSIFLSSKLAPHLVGPIALAAYSYMSLVPVLQPPIMKLLTTSKERVIRMKAIRVVSKREKIYFPLVGFVVTALIAPGSVVLLAMLFLGNLLKESGVTERLALSARSVMIDIVTVLIGLTVGAKTTADTFLTPTALKIFALGAVSFCVATAAGVIFAKILNLFLKDKINPLIGNAGVSAVPASARVSQTMGQKYDRSNFLIMHAMAPNVAGVVGSAVAAGVLLGILGG